One Actinomadura viridis genomic region harbors:
- a CDS encoding zinc-binding alcohol dehydrogenase family protein: protein MKAWSVRTPGPMPAGPIELVERPMPEPGAGDLLLRVRACGVCRTDLHVAEGDLPVHLPGVTPGHEIVGEVAAAGPGCLHRPGDRVGAAWLRGTCGSCAYCRRGAENLCPASAYTGWDAHGGYAEYALARDAYVYDLPPGRSDVEIAPLLCAGIIGYRALRRSALPPGGRLGIWGFGGSAHLAAQVAMAEGAAVHVFTRAPAARALALELGAASAGGSFDPAPEPLDSAIVFAPAGELVPAALERLDRGGTLALAGIHLTDVPPLNYARHLFEERQVRSVTANTRADGQEFLRLAGRLPLRVATVTYPLEEAGRALGDLAADRVNGAAVLVPG from the coding sequence ATGAAGGCGTGGAGCGTACGAACACCGGGGCCGATGCCGGCCGGGCCGATCGAGCTCGTGGAGCGTCCCATGCCCGAGCCTGGCGCGGGGGACCTGCTGCTGCGCGTCCGGGCCTGCGGGGTCTGCCGTACCGACCTGCACGTGGCGGAGGGCGACCTGCCGGTGCACCTGCCCGGTGTGACGCCCGGCCACGAGATCGTCGGCGAGGTCGCCGCGGCCGGTCCCGGCTGCCTGCACCGGCCGGGCGACCGGGTGGGCGCGGCGTGGCTGCGGGGGACCTGCGGTTCCTGCGCGTACTGCCGCCGCGGTGCCGAGAACCTCTGCCCCGCCTCCGCCTACACCGGTTGGGACGCCCACGGGGGCTACGCCGAGTACGCCCTCGCCCGCGACGCCTACGTCTACGACCTGCCCCCGGGCCGTTCCGACGTCGAGATCGCCCCGCTGCTGTGCGCGGGCATCATCGGCTACCGGGCGCTGCGCCGGTCGGCGCTCCCGCCGGGCGGCCGGCTGGGGATCTGGGGCTTCGGCGGGTCGGCCCACCTGGCGGCGCAGGTGGCGATGGCCGAGGGCGCCGCCGTGCACGTGTTCACCAGGGCGCCCGCCGCCCGGGCCCTGGCCCTGGAGCTCGGTGCCGCGTCCGCGGGCGGCTCCTTCGATCCCGCCCCCGAGCCGCTGGACTCGGCGATCGTCTTCGCCCCGGCCGGCGAGCTGGTCCCCGCCGCCCTGGAACGGCTCGATCGCGGCGGGACCCTGGCGCTGGCCGGGATCCACCTGACGGACGTGCCGCCGCTGAACTACGCGCGGCACCTGTTCGAGGAGCGCCAGGTCCGTTCGGTCACCGCCAACACCAGGGCGGACGGGCAGGAGTTCCTCCGGCTCGCGGGCCGCCTGCCGCTGCGGGTGGCCACGGTGACCTATCCGCTGGAGGAGGCCGGCCGGGCCCTGGGGGACCTGGCCGCCGACCGGGTCAACGGGGCGGCGGTGCTGGTGCCCGGCTGA
- a CDS encoding LuxR C-terminal-related transcriptional regulator, with protein sequence MASGQARPERPARGDSAGADRPGGGGGPGGAVPPMVGREAELELLRGRLADPSARLLTMTGPAGVGKTRLALALAAEPVPAAGYLDLAPYERSGAALEALSAACADDRLVVADHADHVIEELAPRVPRLLADRPGARVLVVSREPLRLYGERVLRVPPLARAASLELLRRRAAAVRDGLPADGAGLERLCELLDDLPLAIEFAAARLARMDPGELAGRLREGQDVLRGGSTLSRHAGMREAIGWSHDRLTGAERAVLRTLAVHEGPFSPADAATGADPAVVEALAAKNLLARLPASGAEPRLRMLNTVRSYVRSLPSPAREAAARIRFQARPLTQRELEVAMLVARGLTDRQIAGRMGIAEWTAAHHVRAVMGKLNCTSRVHVASWVIRDSLVVPATDPSGG encoded by the coding sequence ATGGCGTCAGGGCAGGCCCGTCCGGAACGGCCGGCGCGGGGCGATTCCGCGGGCGCGGACCGTCCGGGGGGAGGGGGCGGGCCGGGCGGCGCCGTCCCGCCGATGGTGGGACGCGAGGCCGAGCTGGAGCTGCTGCGCGGGCGGCTGGCCGACCCCTCGGCCCGGCTGCTCACCATGACCGGGCCCGCCGGGGTGGGCAAGACCCGGCTGGCGCTGGCGCTGGCCGCGGAGCCGGTCCCCGCGGCCGGGTACCTCGACCTGGCCCCGTACGAGCGCTCCGGCGCCGCTCTGGAGGCGCTGTCGGCCGCGTGCGCGGACGACCGCCTGGTCGTCGCCGACCACGCCGACCATGTCATCGAGGAGCTGGCGCCGCGCGTGCCCAGGCTGCTGGCCGACCGGCCGGGGGCGCGGGTGCTGGTGGTGAGCCGGGAGCCGCTGCGCCTGTACGGGGAACGGGTGCTGCGCGTCCCCCCGCTGGCACGGGCCGCCTCCCTGGAACTGCTCCGGCGGCGGGCCGCCGCCGTCCGGGACGGGCTCCCGGCGGACGGCGCCGGGCTGGAGCGGCTGTGCGAGCTGCTCGACGACCTGCCGCTGGCGATCGAGTTCGCCGCCGCGCGGCTCGCCCGGATGGACCCCGGCGAGCTCGCCGGCCGGCTGCGGGAGGGGCAGGACGTGCTGCGCGGCGGCTCCACCCTGTCGCGCCACGCCGGGATGCGCGAGGCGATCGGGTGGAGCCACGACCGGCTCACCGGCGCCGAACGGGCCGTCCTGCGCACGCTCGCCGTCCACGAGGGCCCGTTCTCCCCGGCGGACGCCGCCACCGGGGCCGACCCCGCCGTCGTCGAGGCGCTGGCGGCCAAGAACCTGCTGGCCCGCCTGCCGGCGTCCGGTGCGGAGCCCCGGCTGCGGATGCTGAACACCGTGCGGTCCTACGTCCGGAGCCTGCCCTCGCCCGCGCGCGAGGCCGCGGCCCGGATCCGGTTCCAGGCCCGGCCGCTGACGCAGCGCGAGCTGGAGGTGGCGATGCTGGTGGCGCGGGGCCTGACCGACCGTCAGATCGCGGGCCGGATGGGCATCGCCGAGTGGACGGCCGCCCACCACGTCCGCGCCGTCATGGGCAAGCTCAACTGCACCTCGCGCGTCCATGTGGCGAGCTGGGTCATCCGCGACAGCCTGGTCGTCCCGGCCACCGACCCGTCCGGCGGGTGA
- a CDS encoding MSMEG_6728 family protein: MQTFLPYADFAATARVLDPRRLGKQRVEAVQVLRGLTVPGYGWRHHPVVRMWTGYEEALVRYGLEICRRWCDLGRRDTCAATLRADLAEATGLDGPRDQRALAEAGELPPWLGDPRFHLSHRSALVRKDPAFYGPVFPDVPRDLPYVWPDSDRRRRR, encoded by the coding sequence GTGCAGACCTTCCTTCCGTACGCGGACTTCGCCGCCACGGCCCGCGTCCTGGACCCGCGCAGGCTGGGCAAGCAGCGCGTCGAGGCGGTGCAGGTGCTGCGCGGGCTCACGGTGCCGGGGTACGGCTGGCGCCATCACCCGGTGGTGCGGATGTGGACGGGGTACGAGGAGGCGCTCGTCCGCTACGGCCTGGAGATCTGCCGGCGGTGGTGCGACCTGGGGCGCCGCGACACCTGCGCCGCCACCCTGAGGGCCGACCTCGCCGAGGCCACGGGCCTGGACGGGCCGCGCGACCAGCGCGCGCTGGCCGAGGCCGGGGAGCTGCCGCCCTGGCTGGGCGACCCGCGGTTCCATCTCAGCCACCGCTCGGCGCTGGTCCGCAAGGACCCCGCCTTCTACGGGCCGGTCTTCCCGGACGTGCCGCGCGACCTGCCGTACGTCTGGCCCGACTCGGACCGCCGCCGCCGGCGGTGA
- a CDS encoding DUF1918 domain-containing protein has protein sequence MKASEGDRITIAGGGPHEPLRDGEIIEVPHPDGTPPYLVRWSDTGRQSLIFPGPDARIVHYEHHGAPAAQPGTSTAAPLTRSAARSPRARPASSSG, from the coding sequence ATGAAGGCGAGCGAGGGCGACCGGATCACCATCGCCGGAGGCGGCCCGCACGAGCCGCTCCGGGACGGGGAGATCATCGAGGTGCCGCATCCCGACGGCACCCCTCCGTACCTGGTGCGCTGGTCCGACACCGGCCGGCAGAGCCTGATCTTCCCCGGCCCGGACGCGCGGATCGTCCACTACGAGCACCACGGGGCACCGGCCGCTCAGCCGGGCACCAGCACCGCCGCCCCGTTGACCCGGTCGGCGGCCAGGTCCCCCAGGGCCCGGCCGGCCTCCTCCAGCGGATAG
- a CDS encoding universal stress protein translates to MSEPIVVGTDGSPAAGRAVEWAAAEAARYGRGLRIVHAGDRRHGLPAGLPPETAEAISPRGREILDGAARAARAARPDLEVTTELVPEPPVRALREESARAFEVVVGHRGLGGFTGLLLGSTGLGVADRAEGPVVVVRGGLGDGAGAGAGVGAGPARNEVVAGIDLTEFSAVVLEYAFEAAARRSARLRIVHAAPVIETIIEAGHAAAAAETDEVVRETVAEFATPWREWHPGLELVEAVPLVHPVQALVDASREAVLLVTGAHERAPRRSARVGSVAHGVIHHAACPVAIVHPRG, encoded by the coding sequence ATGTCCGAGCCGATCGTCGTCGGGACCGACGGCTCGCCGGCCGCGGGCCGCGCCGTGGAATGGGCGGCGGCGGAGGCGGCGCGGTACGGCCGCGGGCTGCGCATCGTGCACGCGGGCGATCGGCGCCACGGGCTCCCCGCGGGACTGCCCCCCGAGACGGCCGAGGCGATCTCCCCGCGCGGCCGGGAGATCCTCGACGGGGCGGCGCGGGCCGCCCGGGCGGCCCGGCCGGACCTGGAGGTCACCACGGAGCTGGTGCCCGAGCCTCCGGTGCGGGCGTTGCGCGAGGAGTCGGCGCGGGCCTTCGAGGTGGTGGTCGGGCATCGCGGGCTGGGCGGATTCACCGGACTGCTGCTCGGCTCCACCGGCCTGGGCGTCGCCGACCGGGCCGAGGGGCCCGTGGTCGTCGTCCGGGGCGGCCTCGGGGACGGTGCCGGCGCTGGTGCCGGCGTCGGTGCCGGCCCGGCCCGGAACGAGGTGGTGGCGGGCATCGATCTGACCGAGTTCTCGGCCGTCGTGCTGGAGTACGCCTTCGAGGCCGCCGCCCGCCGCTCCGCCCGGCTGCGGATCGTCCACGCGGCCCCCGTGATCGAGACGATCATCGAGGCCGGGCACGCCGCCGCGGCGGCGGAGACCGACGAGGTGGTGCGGGAGACCGTGGCCGAGTTCGCCACGCCGTGGCGGGAATGGCACCCGGGCCTCGAACTCGTCGAGGCGGTGCCGCTGGTCCATCCCGTGCAGGCGCTGGTCGACGCGTCGCGGGAGGCGGTGCTGCTGGTGACCGGCGCCCACGAGAGGGCGCCGCGCCGCAGCGCCCGCGTCGGCTCGGTCGCGCACGGCGTCATCCATCACGCCGCGTGCCCGGTGGCGATCGTGCACCCCCGCGGATGA
- a CDS encoding site-2 protease family protein → MGQSFKLGEIKGIVVGANWSVLVILLLVAALLGESVLPRAAPGLPVVAYWSVAVLASLLFLASLLAHELAHALVARRYAIRVKAITLWMLGGVAELEDEAPHATADLRIAAAGPATSLLVGGALVGVSLGTQAIGGPVLLSGALMWVGLMNGLLAVFNLLPGAPLDGGRVLRAVIWRIRGDRESADRAAATTGRVLGYALMGLGLAEMFVLRSFNGLWLVFLGWFITAAAGAEASSGAVRRAAGGLRVADIMTPDPDCGHTWRRVSDFAAEVTRGARQSVFPVVGLAGDPAGAVSLEMLARALPGRADAMLGDIMIPLPGAYVARPGDSPLDLLNRRPLAGELMAVVVDGGRTVGIVTTADVQRLVRSSRLRQAATTAAASRTHDVTE, encoded by the coding sequence ATGGGACAGTCGTTCAAGCTCGGAGAGATCAAGGGCATCGTGGTCGGTGCGAACTGGTCCGTGCTGGTGATCCTGCTCCTGGTGGCCGCCCTGCTCGGGGAGTCGGTGCTCCCGCGGGCCGCGCCCGGACTCCCGGTGGTCGCCTACTGGAGCGTCGCGGTACTGGCCTCGCTGCTGTTCCTGGCCTCCCTGCTCGCTCACGAGCTGGCGCACGCCTTGGTCGCCCGCCGGTACGCGATCCGGGTGAAGGCCATCACGCTGTGGATGCTCGGGGGCGTGGCCGAGCTGGAGGACGAGGCGCCGCACGCGACCGCCGACCTGCGGATCGCCGCCGCGGGCCCGGCCACGAGCCTGCTCGTGGGCGGGGCGCTGGTCGGCGTCTCGCTCGGGACGCAGGCGATCGGCGGCCCGGTGCTGCTCAGCGGCGCGCTCATGTGGGTGGGCCTGATGAACGGGCTGCTGGCGGTGTTCAACCTGCTTCCGGGGGCGCCGCTGGACGGCGGCCGGGTGCTGCGGGCCGTCATCTGGCGGATCCGCGGCGACCGTGAGAGCGCCGACCGGGCCGCCGCCACCACCGGCCGCGTCCTCGGGTACGCCCTGATGGGGCTGGGCCTGGCCGAGATGTTCGTCCTGAGGTCGTTCAACGGGCTCTGGCTGGTCTTCCTCGGCTGGTTCATCACCGCGGCCGCGGGGGCGGAGGCGTCCTCGGGCGCGGTGCGCCGGGCGGCCGGCGGGCTGCGCGTCGCCGACATCATGACCCCCGACCCGGACTGCGGCCACACCTGGCGGCGGGTGTCGGACTTCGCCGCGGAGGTGACGCGGGGAGCGCGGCAGTCGGTCTTCCCGGTGGTGGGACTGGCCGGCGACCCGGCCGGAGCGGTCTCGCTGGAGATGCTCGCCCGCGCGCTGCCCGGCAGGGCCGACGCGATGCTGGGCGACATCATGATCCCGCTGCCCGGCGCCTATGTGGCGCGTCCGGGCGACTCCCCGCTCGACCTGCTGAACCGCCGGCCGCTGGCGGGCGAGCTGATGGCCGTGGTGGTGGACGGCGGCCGGACCGTCGGCATCGTCACCACCGCCGACGTCCAGCGGCTCGTCAGGAGCAGCCGGTTGCGCCAGGCGGCCACGACCGCTGCCGCCTCCCGTACGCACGACGTCACCGAATAG
- a CDS encoding universal stress protein has product MNGPAEPPDHVLLGYDASQSSERALGWAVREAELRGLALVVCHAWYWPYPFRRHDDRALEGVRAMGAAIVEEGIAMAREVAAELDVRGRLVRGTAPAALLTAAGTAELVVLGARGTGGFDGLRAGSTAIHVPAHTDRPVVVVPPASFPPRDDGIGIVAGVDGSPASEAALEFAFTEARARGLAVTAVCGWWGPDARPGPGRAPFTDPDTAGDRVRTRFENTVARHRAAHPAVPAETRFVTRRPHQALADIARGATLLAVGDRGCGSSPQTLLGAVTRTMLHEAPCPVAIVHERPAEGDRT; this is encoded by the coding sequence ATGAACGGCCCGGCCGAACCTCCCGATCACGTACTCCTCGGCTACGACGCGTCCCAGTCGAGCGAGCGGGCGCTGGGCTGGGCGGTCCGCGAGGCCGAGCTGCGCGGGCTCGCGCTGGTGGTCTGCCACGCCTGGTACTGGCCGTACCCGTTCCGCCGGCACGACGACCGCGCGCTGGAGGGCGTCCGCGCCATGGGCGCCGCCATCGTCGAGGAGGGGATCGCCATGGCCCGGGAGGTCGCGGCGGAACTGGACGTGCGCGGCCGGCTGGTCCGCGGCACCGCCCCCGCGGCGCTGCTGACCGCCGCGGGAACGGCGGAGCTGGTCGTGCTGGGGGCGCGGGGCACCGGGGGCTTCGACGGGCTGCGGGCGGGCTCGACCGCGATCCACGTGCCCGCGCACACCGACCGGCCGGTCGTCGTCGTGCCGCCCGCCTCGTTCCCGCCCCGCGACGACGGGATCGGGATCGTGGCCGGCGTGGACGGCTCGCCGGCGAGCGAGGCCGCGCTGGAGTTCGCCTTCACGGAGGCGCGGGCGCGCGGCCTGGCGGTCACGGCCGTCTGCGGCTGGTGGGGGCCGGACGCCCGGCCCGGACCGGGGCGGGCCCCGTTCACCGACCCGGACACCGCGGGGGACCGGGTGCGGACCCGGTTCGAGAACACCGTCGCCCGGCACCGGGCCGCGCACCCCGCGGTCCCGGCCGAGACCAGGTTCGTGACGCGGCGGCCGCACCAGGCCCTCGCCGACATCGCGCGGGGCGCCACCCTGCTGGCCGTCGGCGACCGGGGCTGCGGCTCGTCACCGCAGACGCTGCTGGGCGCGGTCACCCGCACCATGCTGCACGAGGCCCCGTGCCCGGTCGCCATCGTGCACGAACGCCCCGCGGAGGGGGACCGGACATGA